The Candidatus Hydrogenedentota bacterium genome has a window encoding:
- a CDS encoding alpha/beta fold hydrolase encodes MRLISRSSVRKGLYVLLLGGAGFYGLIVAGVWAIQDRLLFGRRSTALVQTPDALKWAYEDVWSETPDGRTHGWWIPHENARGAVLYSHGSGKNISHYLDDMALLRDLGFSILMYDYGGYGQSTGKPSEARCHADIRAMWNHLVNVRKIPPERIVLMGSSMGGGVTADLAAEVVAGAVILEATFTSIPDVVSSAHPWIPARLIARHRFANIEKVGRIRSPVLIIHSVDDATVPFAQARMLYERVAAPKTFLEIHGSHGGGKFASREQYTAGLGAFLDQYVNGATGAIS; translated from the coding sequence ATGCGTTTGATATCACGATCCTCGGTCCGCAAAGGCCTCTACGTCCTCCTGCTGGGCGGAGCCGGTTTTTACGGACTTATTGTGGCGGGAGTCTGGGCAATCCAGGATCGTCTCCTGTTCGGGAGGCGCAGCACGGCGCTCGTGCAGACTCCGGACGCGCTGAAATGGGCCTATGAGGACGTGTGGTCCGAAACGCCGGACGGACGGACGCACGGGTGGTGGATTCCGCACGAAAACGCGCGCGGCGCCGTGCTGTATTCGCACGGGAGCGGCAAGAACATTTCGCATTATCTGGACGATATGGCGTTGTTGCGCGATCTCGGTTTTTCCATCCTCATGTACGATTACGGCGGGTACGGCCAAAGCACGGGAAAACCCTCGGAAGCGCGGTGCCATGCGGATATCCGGGCCATGTGGAATCATCTCGTCAACGTGCGCAAGATACCCCCGGAACGGATTGTGTTGATGGGCAGTTCGATGGGCGGGGGCGTGACGGCGGATCTTGCCGCCGAGGTCGTGGCGGGCGCGGTCATTCTGGAAGCCACGTTCACTTCCATCCCCGATGTGGTGTCCAGCGCACATCCTTGGATTCCCGCGCGCCTGATTGCACGGCATCGTTTTGCCAACATCGAGAAAGTCGGACGTATTCGCAGTCCCGTGTTGATCATCCACAGCGTGGATGATGCCACCGTCCCCTTTGCCCAGGCACGCATGCTGTACGAACGCGTTGCGGCGCCCAAAACCTTTCTCGAAATCCATGGAAGCCACGGAGGCGGCAAGTTTGCCTCGCGGGAACAATACACCGCCGGTCTCGGCGCATTCCTCGACCAATACGTGAATGGAGCGACGGGCGCTATTTCTTGA
- a CDS encoding PmoA family protein: MAIRLGVMVGLLFSVAAMAEFTFEDRDGSLTLLENGKPVYSYRYEMVAPPQGVPAHFSRSCYIHPLYDLNGNVITQDFPIDHFHHRGVFWAWPECKAGERPMDVWALGNVRQRHEEWLARETGTDRAVMAVRNRWAFDADPEKAVVREEVRITAFPSGETGRPLDFDIRLTNVSGDSVTFLGAKNKGYGGFCFRPDAKNKPFVFTTAKGVCPEDALQFDTPWADVSWAKEGGAGVAIFEHPSNPGYPFPGWIFRHYAFLGASWPHEQEHVLKPGESFQLRYRLYIHAGDAEKGEVERSFRDYTATVER, encoded by the coding sequence ATGGCTATTCGTCTGGGAGTGATGGTCGGATTGTTGTTTTCGGTTGCGGCAATGGCCGAGTTCACGTTCGAGGATCGGGATGGATCGCTCACATTGTTGGAAAACGGCAAGCCGGTCTATTCCTATCGTTACGAAATGGTTGCCCCGCCGCAGGGCGTGCCGGCGCATTTCAGCCGGTCGTGCTACATCCATCCGTTGTACGATCTGAACGGCAACGTCATCACCCAGGATTTCCCCATCGATCATTTTCATCACCGAGGCGTGTTCTGGGCGTGGCCGGAATGCAAGGCGGGTGAACGTCCGATGGACGTATGGGCGCTGGGCAATGTGCGGCAGCGCCACGAGGAATGGCTCGCGCGTGAAACCGGCACGGATAGGGCCGTCATGGCGGTCCGCAACCGATGGGCGTTCGATGCCGATCCCGAAAAGGCCGTCGTCCGGGAAGAGGTGCGCATCACGGCGTTTCCGTCCGGCGAAACCGGCCGCCCGCTCGATTTCGATATTCGCCTCACGAACGTTTCGGGGGATTCGGTCACGTTTCTGGGCGCGAAAAACAAAGGGTATGGCGGATTCTGTTTCCGCCCCGACGCCAAGAACAAGCCCTTTGTTTTTACCACGGCCAAGGGTGTCTGCCCGGAAGACGCGCTGCAATTCGACACGCCGTGGGCGGATGTGTCGTGGGCCAAAGAGGGCGGCGCCGGGGTGGCCATCTTCGAGCATCCGTCCAATCCCGGTTATCCATTTCCCGGCTGGATTTTTCGCCATTACGCGTTCCTTGGCGCGTCGTGGCCGCACGAGCAGGAACATGTGCTGAAACCGGGCGAATCGTTTCAACTTCGGTACCGTTTATACATTCACGCGGGCGACGCCGAAAAGGGCGAAGTCGAGCGGTCTTTTCGGGATTACACGGCCACTGTGGAACGATAG
- a CDS encoding alpha-glucosidase/alpha-galactosidase, giving the protein MSIKVTMIGAGSIGFTRKLVQDILSVPDLADTAFAFTDINKRNLDMVAQLVRRDIAANKSPAKLIATTNRRKALEGADYVFSVVRVGGLDAFKRDIEIPLKYGIDQCVGDTLCAGGIMYAQRGIPALLDFCRDIRDVAADNALFMNYSNPMAMLTWACNQYGGVRTVGLCHGVQGGCHQIADVLGIPRHELDIICAGINHQTWYISVKHRGRELTDRLLEAFEKHPVYSKTEKVRIDMMRRFGYYTTESNGHVSEYVPWYRKRSSEIMRWIDLSSWINGETGGYLRDCTENRNWFETEFPRWLEEPARVFSAENRSEEHGSRIIEALETGRIYRGFFNVVNNGCISNLPDDCIVEAPGYVDGNGINMPRVGNLPLACAATCHASVQVQRMAVEAAVHGDVTLLKQAMLHDPLCAAVCNPEEIWQMADEMLVALAPWLPQYRHEIPKAKKRLATSRPLGVYKGPGAARLKTRTIAEIRRGAQPVRLSPRTGR; this is encoded by the coding sequence ATGTCCATCAAAGTCACGATGATCGGAGCCGGCAGCATCGGTTTCACCCGCAAACTGGTACAGGATATTTTGAGTGTGCCCGATCTTGCCGATACGGCATTTGCGTTCACGGACATCAACAAACGCAATCTTGACATGGTGGCGCAACTGGTGCGGCGCGACATCGCCGCCAATAAAAGTCCGGCGAAACTCATTGCCACCACCAACCGTCGCAAGGCCCTTGAAGGCGCGGACTACGTTTTTTCCGTGGTGCGGGTCGGCGGTCTCGATGCATTCAAGCGCGATATCGAAATTCCGCTGAAATACGGCATAGACCAATGCGTGGGCGACACGCTTTGCGCGGGCGGCATCATGTACGCCCAACGCGGCATACCGGCGCTGCTCGATTTCTGCAGGGACATCCGGGACGTGGCCGCGGACAACGCCTTGTTCATGAACTACTCGAATCCGATGGCCATGTTGACATGGGCGTGCAACCAATACGGCGGCGTCAGGACCGTCGGCTTGTGCCACGGCGTCCAAGGGGGCTGCCATCAGATCGCCGATGTGCTCGGTATCCCGCGCCACGAACTCGATATCATCTGCGCGGGGATCAATCACCAAACGTGGTACATCTCCGTCAAACACAGGGGCCGGGAACTCACCGACCGTTTACTCGAAGCCTTTGAGAAGCACCCCGTCTATTCGAAAACGGAAAAAGTGCGGATTGACATGATGCGCCGGTTCGGCTACTACACGACCGAAAGCAACGGCCATGTGTCCGAATATGTGCCGTGGTACCGGAAACGCTCCTCCGAAATCATGCGATGGATCGATCTGAGTTCCTGGATAAACGGGGAAACTGGCGGCTATTTGCGCGACTGCACCGAAAACCGGAACTGGTTCGAGACGGAATTTCCACGCTGGTTGGAGGAACCCGCGCGCGTCTTTTCGGCGGAAAACCGATCGGAGGAACACGGAAGCCGAATCATTGAGGCGCTGGAAACGGGCCGGATCTACCGCGGTTTCTTCAATGTCGTCAACAACGGCTGCATTTCAAATCTGCCGGATGATTGCATCGTGGAGGCGCCGGGGTATGTGGACGGCAACGGGATCAATATGCCGCGCGTGGGGAATCTGCCTTTGGCCTGTGCGGCCACCTGCCATGCCAGCGTGCAGGTACAGCGCATGGCCGTCGAGGCGGCCGTGCATGGCGATGTAACCCTGCTTAAACAGGCCATGCTCCACGATCCGCTCTGCGCGGCGGTCTGCAATCCGGAGGAAATTTGGCAAATGGCCGATGAAATGCTCGTCGCGCTTGCGCCGTGGCTGCCGCAATACCGCCACGAGATTCCCAAGGCCAAAAAACGCCTTGCCACGTCAAGGCCCTTGGGCGTTTATAAAGGGCCGGGGGCCGCGCGATTGAAGACGCGCACCATTGCCGAAATCCGGCGTGGCGCCCAGCCGGTGCGCCTATCGCCGCGGACGGGAAGATAG
- a CDS encoding PAS domain S-box protein translates to MQDLLHRVLEFTGEGVYRYRYDDGVVLLANPALARILDLDLDPKEITGKNIQDLMGPEAAALHGDLASIGEIRGREYEFTTCKGNRRRVVHDVFVVEDAAMRTRVVEGMLRDVTDAQCAKDALSRQSGLLQVLMDAMPDLIFFKDEKSRFIAGNKALARLMLGHEDVSQLLGKTDFDFHPPELAARYFADENHVMLTGEPITAIEEPVLDSVGNPRWFSTTKAPIRDEQGRVVGIVGIGRDITEHRRVEDALRLDEQRLEALYRLGQMAGASLQELSSFALEEAIRLAGSTVGYLAFLNEDESVLTMYAWSREAMEECLISDKPLIYPVEQTGLWGEAVRQRKPIITNDYAAPNPWKKGLPEGHVHLNRHMNVPVFEGNRIVLVAGVGNKATDYDESDVRQLSLLMDGMWRLVRQRQSDEALFQSEWKYRTLFDVFPTAIFLEELDGRVLDCNTAACEMYGWSREEMLRLSVADLVPADLAQRLPAFEDENLLKGGFFIEAQGKRKNGEIFPTEVNSRTIKLGEQMLVLVSVRDITEIKRIREERERLNLQIQQTQKLESLGVLAGGIAHDFNNLLTGILGHASLALMTLSPVSPARANIQQVEIAARRAADLTRQLLAYSGKGRFVVERIHLSELVEEMMHLLEVSVSKKCSLRCHFAADTPCIEADATQIRQIVMNLIINASEAIGDRQGTITIATGCIECDRAYLAETYLDEALPEGRYAFLEVSDTGCGMTPEIRARLFDPFFTTKFAGRGLGLAALLGIVRGHRGAVKVYSEPGKGSSFKVLFPAAEAPEECWAAPIVSNRAWKGEGLILVVDDEAIVRDLAADALGGKGFEVITACDGVEGVALFRNREKDLRAVVLDLTMPNMDGLEAFSEMRRINASVPVILSSGYNEQDATERFAGKGLAGFLHKPYRVEDLLDAVARVVSV, encoded by the coding sequence ATGCAGGACCTCTTGCACCGTGTTTTGGAATTTACCGGCGAGGGCGTTTATCGCTACCGGTACGACGATGGGGTGGTGCTGCTGGCAAACCCCGCCTTGGCGCGTATTCTGGATCTCGACCTTGATCCGAAGGAAATTACGGGGAAAAATATTCAGGACCTGATGGGACCGGAAGCGGCCGCTTTGCACGGGGATCTGGCTTCCATCGGCGAGATTCGCGGCAGGGAATATGAATTTACGACCTGCAAGGGCAACCGGCGCCGGGTAGTGCATGACGTCTTTGTCGTCGAGGATGCGGCGATGCGGACGAGGGTGGTCGAAGGCATGCTGAGGGACGTCACGGACGCCCAGTGCGCGAAGGATGCATTGTCGCGCCAAAGCGGGCTTCTTCAGGTGCTCATGGACGCGATGCCCGATCTTATTTTTTTCAAGGATGAAAAGAGTCGTTTTATCGCGGGCAACAAGGCGTTGGCCCGTCTCATGCTTGGGCACGAGGACGTCTCGCAACTTCTGGGCAAGACCGATTTCGATTTCCACCCGCCCGAATTGGCGGCTCGTTATTTCGCGGACGAAAATCACGTCATGTTGACGGGCGAGCCGATTACAGCCATCGAGGAGCCGGTACTCGATAGTGTGGGCAATCCGCGCTGGTTTTCCACGACCAAGGCGCCCATTCGAGACGAACAGGGGCGTGTCGTGGGGATCGTCGGCATTGGGCGCGACATCACCGAACATCGGCGTGTCGAGGATGCCCTGCGTCTTGACGAGCAACGACTTGAAGCACTTTACCGACTTGGCCAGATGGCCGGAGCATCACTCCAGGAATTGTCGAGTTTTGCGCTGGAAGAGGCCATCCGCCTTGCCGGCAGCACGGTCGGTTATCTGGCGTTTCTCAATGAGGATGAATCCGTTCTTACCATGTACGCATGGTCGCGCGAAGCTATGGAGGAATGCCTCATATCGGATAAACCGCTGATATACCCGGTGGAACAAACGGGATTGTGGGGCGAGGCGGTCCGTCAGCGGAAACCCATCATCACCAACGATTATGCCGCGCCGAACCCGTGGAAAAAGGGGCTTCCGGAAGGACATGTTCACCTCAACCGCCACATGAACGTTCCCGTCTTCGAGGGAAACCGGATTGTGCTGGTGGCGGGAGTGGGCAACAAGGCGACGGATTACGACGAATCGGACGTGCGGCAATTGTCGCTGCTGATGGACGGAATGTGGCGGCTGGTTCGGCAGCGGCAATCCGACGAGGCCCTTTTTCAAAGCGAGTGGAAATACCGCACCCTGTTCGATGTGTTTCCCACGGCCATTTTCCTCGAGGAACTGGATGGGCGCGTTCTCGACTGTAACACGGCCGCCTGTGAAATGTACGGCTGGTCGCGTGAGGAAATGCTACGACTGTCGGTCGCCGATCTGGTGCCCGCGGATCTTGCCCAACGCCTGCCGGCTTTTGAGGATGAAAACCTCCTGAAGGGCGGATTCTTCATCGAAGCCCAAGGCAAGCGAAAAAACGGCGAAATTTTCCCAACGGAAGTAAACAGTCGCACGATAAAACTTGGCGAACAGATGCTTGTGCTCGTTTCCGTGCGCGATATTACCGAGATCAAACGCATTCGCGAGGAACGCGAGCGCCTCAACCTGCAAATTCAGCAGACGCAGAAACTGGAAAGCCTTGGCGTGCTGGCGGGGGGAATTGCCCACGACTTCAACAACCTGCTGACCGGCATCCTGGGACATGCCAGTTTGGCGTTGATGACCCTTTCTCCGGTTTCCCCCGCCCGGGCCAACATCCAGCAGGTCGAGATAGCCGCGCGTCGGGCGGCGGATCTAACCAGGCAACTCCTCGCCTACAGCGGCAAGGGACGCTTTGTCGTCGAGCGAATCCATCTTTCGGAACTGGTCGAGGAAATGATGCACCTGCTCGAAGTGTCCGTCTCAAAGAAATGTTCCCTGCGTTGCCATTTTGCCGCCGACACACCCTGCATCGAGGCCGATGCCACACAAATTCGCCAGATCGTCATGAACCTGATAATCAACGCGTCGGAGGCGATCGGCGATCGACAGGGTACGATCACGATCGCCACGGGCTGCATTGAATGCGACCGTGCCTATTTGGCCGAAACCTACCTTGACGAGGCGCTTCCCGAAGGCCGGTATGCCTTTCTGGAAGTGTCCGATACCGGCTGCGGCATGACGCCGGAGATCCGTGCGCGGCTTTTTGACCCGTTTTTTACGACCAAATTCGCCGGCCGTGGGCTTGGATTGGCCGCGTTGCTGGGGATTGTGCGCGGGCACCGGGGCGCCGTGAAAGTCTATTCCGAGCCTGGAAAAGGCAGTTCATTCAAAGTCCTGTTTCCCGCCGCGGAGGCTCCTGAAGAATGTTGGGCGGCGCCGATTGTTTCCAATCGGGCATGGAAGGGCGAAGGGCTTATTCTGGTGGTTGACGACGAGGCGATTGTCCGCGATTTGGCCGCGGATGCGCTTGGCGGCAAGGGGTTCGAGGTCATTACGGCATGCGACGGCGTCGAAGGGGTTGCCCTGTTCAGGAATCGTGAAAAGGATTTACGGGCGGTCGTGCTCGACTTGACCATGCCCAACATGGATGGGCTTGAAGCCTTTTCGGAAATGCGGCGCATCAATGCCTCCGTGCCGGTCATTCTGTCGAGCGGATATAATGAACAGGACGCCACGGAGCGCTTTGCGGGCAAAGGTTTGGCGGGTTTTTTGCATAAACCGTACCGCGTCGAGGATCTGTTGGACGCCGTCGCCCGTGTTGTATCGGTGTGA
- a CDS encoding type IV pilus twitching motility protein PilT — MSFFEDILTYAVKNGASDVHLTVGSPPAVRIDGVIRFLRGEALTPKDTSGFVDEILNADQKDRFLKTGDMDVALSISGLGRFRVNVLRQRGSVGIVMRHVRSKILDLAALHLPEALDRICEMRRGLVLVTGTTGSGKSTTLASLIDRINDTQRLHIVTLEDPIEYLHSNKKSIVTQREMAIDTRDFSVALRAAMREDPDVILIGEMRDPETFAAAMSAAETGHLVFSTLHTTNAMMSVDRILDLFPSNQHDQIRSQLSLQLRALVAQRLLPTADGKGRVPAVEIMFNNPAIAALIRENNIKQIPLAIAGGREDGMQTFNNSLVGLIKQKLITEEEAMYASDNPEELRMNLQGIFLSQGRGGILKK; from the coding sequence ATGAGTTTTTTCGAGGACATTCTAACATACGCCGTGAAGAATGGCGCTTCAGACGTCCATTTGACCGTCGGCAGCCCCCCGGCTGTGCGCATTGACGGCGTGATTCGGTTCCTGCGCGGAGAAGCGCTGACGCCGAAGGACACATCCGGTTTCGTGGATGAAATCCTCAATGCCGATCAGAAGGATCGTTTCCTGAAGACTGGCGACATGGACGTCGCGCTCAGCATATCGGGTTTGGGACGATTCCGTGTGAATGTGCTTCGCCAGCGCGGTTCCGTGGGGATCGTGATGCGGCATGTCCGCAGCAAAATCCTCGATCTCGCCGCGCTTCATCTTCCCGAGGCCCTTGACCGGATATGCGAGATGCGGCGCGGGCTTGTCCTGGTTACCGGCACCACCGGCAGCGGCAAATCCACCACGCTGGCCTCGTTGATTGACCGCATCAACGATACGCAGCGCCTTCACATCGTCACGCTCGAGGATCCCATCGAATATCTGCACAGCAACAAAAAGAGTATCGTCACACAGCGTGAAATGGCCATTGACACGCGCGATTTTTCTGTGGCGCTGCGGGCCGCCATGCGCGAGGATCCCGACGTGATTCTCATCGGCGAAATGCGCGACCCGGAAACGTTCGCCGCCGCCATGTCCGCCGCCGAAACCGGCCACCTCGTCTTCAGCACGCTTCACACGACAAACGCCATGATGAGCGTTGACCGCATTCTCGACCTGTTTCCCTCCAACCAGCACGATCAGATTCGGTCTCAACTATCGCTTCAGTTGCGCGCATTGGTCGCGCAGCGGCTGCTGCCCACCGCCGACGGCAAAGGCCGCGTGCCGGCCGTCGAGATCATGTTCAACAATCCGGCCATTGCCGCCCTCATCCGTGAAAACAACATCAAGCAAATTCCACTCGCCATTGCCGGCGGGCGCGAGGACGGCATGCAGACCTTCAACAACAGCCTCGTCGGGCTTATCAAGCAGAAACTCATCACTGAGGAAGAGGCCATGTACGCCTCCGACAACCCCGAAGAACTTCGCATGAATCTCCAGGGCATTTTCCTTAGCCAGGGCCGGGGCGGCATCCTCAAGAAATAG
- a CDS encoding DegT/DnrJ/EryC1/StrS family aminotransferase — protein MSTNTSGKLALLGGRPVRDPGRAWPTWPIFDDTERRAVNEVLESGKWWFGERVKQFETDYAAFQDAAYCVTCSSGTAAAEICFQAMGIGPGDEVIVPPYTFVATASSVLRVGATPIFADVDESWCLSPDAVEAAITPRTKAVVPVHFAGRIADMDRLNEIAARHGLIVMEDACHSWGSKWKGKGTGALGNAGVFSFQNSKNITAAEGGAILTDGEDLAERCRAITNCGRLKGAQWYAHSLLGTNARMTEFAAAILSAQLTRLEKQTLLREQNAAILDEGLRDIEGITVQPGDPRITRRGYHLYCVRIDPDAFGCTREKFVAAAEAEGLPIGAGYGMPLYKQPVMARYAHLHDYSRDYCPVAEDLCYRSGMWFVHQLLLGAEDDMQDIVAIFKKIKAHAKELKEEG, from the coding sequence ATGTCTACGAACACGAGTGGCAAATTGGCATTGCTGGGGGGGCGGCCTGTACGGGATCCGGGGCGCGCATGGCCGACTTGGCCTATTTTCGATGATACCGAACGCCGGGCCGTCAACGAGGTGTTGGAAAGCGGCAAATGGTGGTTTGGGGAACGCGTGAAACAATTTGAGACGGACTATGCCGCCTTTCAGGACGCCGCATATTGCGTTACATGTTCGAGCGGCACCGCCGCCGCCGAAATTTGTTTTCAAGCCATGGGCATCGGACCGGGCGACGAAGTCATTGTGCCGCCCTATACCTTTGTGGCCACCGCCAGTTCGGTGCTGCGCGTCGGCGCGACGCCCATCTTCGCGGATGTTGACGAGTCCTGGTGCCTTTCGCCGGATGCGGTCGAAGCGGCCATCACACCGCGCACGAAGGCTGTCGTGCCGGTCCATTTCGCCGGACGCATCGCCGACATGGACCGCCTCAACGAAATCGCCGCCCGGCATGGCCTGATTGTCATGGAGGACGCCTGCCATTCGTGGGGTTCCAAGTGGAAGGGAAAGGGAACCGGCGCGCTTGGCAACGCCGGCGTGTTCAGTTTTCAAAATTCGAAAAACATAACCGCAGCCGAAGGCGGCGCCATCCTCACAGACGGCGAAGATCTTGCCGAACGTTGCAGGGCCATCACGAACTGCGGGCGCCTCAAGGGGGCGCAATGGTACGCCCATTCGTTGCTTGGCACCAATGCGCGGATGACGGAATTCGCCGCGGCCATTCTAAGCGCCCAACTCACCCGGCTTGAGAAACAGACGCTTCTCCGCGAGCAAAACGCCGCAATTTTGGACGAGGGGCTGCGTGACATCGAGGGCATTACGGTGCAGCCGGGCGATCCGCGCATTACGCGGCGCGGTTACCACCTTTATTGTGTACGAATCGATCCGGACGCGTTCGGCTGTACCCGGGAGAAATTCGTGGCCGCTGCGGAGGCAGAGGGATTGCCTATTGGCGCGGGATACGGGATGCCGCTGTACAAACAGCCGGTCATGGCCCGTTATGCGCATCTGCACGATTACAGCCGGGATTATTGCCCCGTTGCGGAGGATCTCTGTTACCGCAGCGGCATGTGGTTCGTCCACCAATTACTTCTCGGCGCCGAAGACGACATGCAAGATATCGTCGCTATCTTCAAGAAGATCAAGGCGCATGCAAAGGAATTGAAGGAGGAAGGATGA
- a CDS encoding M55 family metallopeptidase — MKVLLMTDMEGVAGVKNSEDWCMPDSRFYSVGCRLLTLEVNAAVEGFFAGGATYVQVADGHGWGGIDIEMLDPRVEYARGWGAKAWPFGLDESFSGVAWVGQHAKASTEYAHLAHTQSFAYIDLSINGLSIGEFGQLGMCAAELGVPAFFGSGDLAFTKEAEALAPGIVTCAVKRGVMPGTGEECTVDEYRKRNAGAVHTTPVRARAMIRKAAEAALWKLKKNPPPPVACKAPFERVAVLRPEKTGEPRRTARETHPTSVIELMSMPVNWK, encoded by the coding sequence ATGAAAGTGCTGTTGATGACCGACATGGAAGGGGTGGCGGGGGTCAAGAATTCGGAAGATTGGTGCATGCCGGATTCCCGGTTCTATTCGGTTGGTTGCCGTTTGCTGACGCTCGAAGTCAATGCGGCGGTGGAGGGTTTCTTCGCGGGGGGCGCAACCTATGTGCAGGTGGCGGACGGCCACGGATGGGGCGGAATAGACATCGAGATGCTCGATCCGCGCGTCGAGTATGCGCGCGGCTGGGGCGCGAAGGCGTGGCCATTCGGTTTGGATGAAAGTTTTTCGGGCGTGGCGTGGGTCGGCCAGCACGCCAAGGCCTCTACCGAATATGCGCATCTCGCGCACACCCAAAGTTTCGCCTATATCGATCTTTCCATCAATGGCCTATCCATAGGTGAATTCGGCCAACTGGGAATGTGCGCGGCGGAACTGGGCGTTCCGGCTTTTTTCGGCTCGGGCGATCTGGCCTTCACGAAGGAGGCCGAGGCGCTGGCGCCGGGGATTGTCACGTGCGCCGTGAAACGGGGCGTGATGCCGGGAACCGGCGAGGAATGCACCGTGGACGAATACCGCAAGCGAAATGCGGGCGCGGTTCACACGACGCCGGTGCGGGCGCGCGCCATGATTCGCAAGGCAGCCGAGGCGGCCTTGTGGAAACTCAAGAAGAATCCGCCGCCGCCCGTGGCATGCAAAGCGCCCTTCGAACGGGTGGCTGTGCTTCGACCGGAAAAAACCGGTGAACCGAGGCGAACGGCCCGTGAAACTCATCCAACATCGGTGATTGAATTGATGTCCATGCCGGTGAATTGGAAATAA